Proteins encoded together in one Vigna angularis cultivar LongXiaoDou No.4 chromosome 5, ASM1680809v1, whole genome shotgun sequence window:
- the LOC128196576 gene encoding uncharacterized protein LOC128196576 encodes MYMSGVTNKLGRSDDYGFIDPQDIHESNDFDHINTRMISSFRRGKKIYFLPYISGRHWQLLVMSVQDNYALWFCSLHRPPPTQLRQAIDCSIPASMMMDGRSIVKSRKIAWISLKCNRQNGSYECGYYVMYWMTHIVRSHITRSWETRFKTTTPVPEKSLLFIRNAAAKYIVRLYNSS; translated from the exons at gtatatgtctggggtcactaataagttggggcgttctgatgattatggattcattgatccccaagacattcatgaatcaaatgattttgatcatATCAACACGAGAATGATAAGCAGTTTTcgaaggggcaagaaaatatactttttgccttatatatccgg gcgccattggcaacttcttgttatgtctgtgcaagacaactatgctttgtggttctgctcattgcacaggcctcctcccacacaactcagacaagcaattgattg ttctattccagcaagtatgatgatggacgggagatcaattgttaagagtagaaagattgcttggatttctctcaag tgtaacagacaaaatgggtcatatgagtgtggatactatgtaatgtattggatgacccatattgttcgttctcacatcacaagaagctgggaaacg agattcaagactactacaccagttcctgagaagtcactactattcattaggaacgctgctgcgaagtatatagttagattatacaatagctcttag